The following proteins come from a genomic window of Stigmatopora nigra isolate UIUO_SnigA chromosome 9, RoL_Snig_1.1, whole genome shotgun sequence:
- the prkab2 gene encoding 5'-AMP-activated protein kinase subunit beta-2 yields the protein MGNTSERASSDRHGAKSHRSDSSGGHKDHEPSSKMVDSTDDPNIFNTHGPECKVSGDKEFPPDLDDLVKTVPQARPTVIRWAGGGKEVYIAGSFNNWSTKIPLNKSHNDFVAILDLPEGEHQYKFFVDGQWVHDPSEPVVTSQLGTINNLIQVKKSDFEVFDALQVDSLECSDTSDLSSSPPGPYGQNQYVFKPEGHFKAPPILPPHLLQVILNKDTNISCDPALLPEPNHVMLNHLYALSIKDGVMVLSATHRYRKKYVTSLLYKPI from the exons ATGGGCAACACGAGCGAGAGGGCGTCTTCGGACCGCCATGGGGCCAAAAGCCACCGATCCGACAGCAGTGGGGGTCACAAGGACCACGAGCCGAGCAGTAAGATGGTGGACAGCACCGACGATCCCAACATTTTTAACACGCACGGGCCAGAGTGCAAG GTTTCGGGAGATAAAGAATTCCCTCCGGATCTAGACGACTTGGTGAAAACTGTTCCACAGGCTCGTCCGACTGTCATCCGGTGGGCCGGAGGAGGAAAGGAGGTCTACATAGCTGGCTCTTTTAATAACTGGAGCACTAAAATACCCCTCAATAAAAG CCACAATGACTTTGTAGCAATCCTGGACTTGCCCGAAGGTGAACACCAGTACAAGTTTTTTGTGGACGGGCAGTGGGTACACGACCCCTCAGAG cCAGTGGTGACGAGCCAGCTAGGAACCATTAACAACCTGATTCAGGTGAAGAAATCAGACTTTGAGGTGTTCGATGCCCTGCAAGTCGATTCGCTGGAGTGCTCTGACACTTCAG ATTTGTCCAGCTCCCCACCGGGCCCTTACGGACAGAATCAATACGTCTTCAAACCCGAGGGGCATTTTAAAGCTCCGCCCATCCTCCCACCGCACCTCCTTCAGGTCATCCTCAACAAGGACACCAATATTTCA TGTGACCCCGCCCTGCTGCCCGAACCCAACCATGTCATGCTCAACCATCTGTATGCGCTCTCAATAAAG GATGGCGTGATGGTACTGAGCGCCACCCACCGCTACAGGAAAAAATATGTGACCTCACTGCTATACAAGCCCATCTAA